The Pantoea sp. Aalb genomic interval TACTAATAAAATCATATCCTTCTTCAACTATAGCACCAACTTTACGTAACTCAGTAGCCATTGCTAAGAGACGATCAGTTTCTTTTACTCGCCAATTATAAATATTACGTATTAAAGTAGTCCCTTTAGCGAATAATGCAGTAGTTGCAAGGGTCATAGCTACATCTGGAATATGATTCATGTCCATATCAATAGCGTTTAATGCTTTTCGAGTGCATGAGATATAACCTCTTCCCCATTTAATTATTGCTCCCATTTTTTCTAGTACATCAACAAAATTAATATCTCCCTGAATGCTATTACGATTAATGCCAGTTACTCGAACAGTACCACCTTTAATTGCAGCCGCTGCAAAAAAATACGATGCTGATGAAGCATCTCCTTCTATTAAATAATTACCAGGCGAAGTATATTGCTGTCGGCTTTTAATAATAAAATATTGATAATCATTATTTTTAATATTAATACCAAAACAACGCATTAGATGTAATGTAATATCTATATAAGGTTTGGATACGAGATTACCTTTAATGCTAATAGTAGTATCCTGTAGTGCTAATGGAGCAATCATTAGTAATGAAGTAAGAAATTGGCTAGAAATATTACCATTAATATTAATATTGCCTCCTACGAAACCACCATGTAATAATAGAGGTGGATAACCTACTTGTTCTAAATAATCAATTTTTGCCCCCCCTTGTCGTAAAGCATCAACTAAGTGACTAATTGGACGTTCTTTCATACGTTTTTCACCTGTTAATACAATTGATTGTTTCCCAAGGCAAAGTACTGCAGTAAGTGGGCGCATTACAGTTCCTGCATTACCTAAAAATAATTCCACTGACTTTTTAGGTGATAAAAGTAAACCAGCAGTACCAATAACTTTACATACTGTTCGATCTTCCGATATGTTATATATAACACCTAATGTTTTAAGCGCATTTAACATGTATGCAATATCATCACTATCAAGCAAATTAGTTAAAGATGTATTACCTTTTGCTAATGCTGCAAGTAATAAAGCCCGATTAGAAATGCTTTTCGATCCTGGTATACTTATTGTTCCATTAATACGTGAGATAGGTTGTAAAGTTAAGAGGTTACACATTGCAATTGAATCTCTAAAAAATAAGAAACCATCAATTATTATTGATTTAATGGCTTCAATAGTAAATTTAAATAAAAAGCATCATCCGTAGCGACGCTCAAAATCAATCATAAACTCTGTCAATAGTTTAACTCCTTTTAATGGCATAGCATTATAAATAGAAGCCCTCATGCCACCAACTATACGATGTCCTCTTAGAGAAAGCAAACCAACTTTATTTGACTCTTCAATAAAAAGATTATCTAATCTAGAATTTTCTAATTGAAATGGTACGTTCATTTTTGAACGGTTTTCAACAGCTACATCATTATGATAAAAATCACTACTATCAATGATATTATATAATAAATTAGCTTTTTCTTTATTTATCTTATAAATCTCAGTTAAACCACCCTTATCTTTTAACCATTTAAAAACAAGACCAGAAAGATAAAGTAAAAAAGTTGGAGGAGTATTAAACATAGAATTATTATCGGCTAATATTTTGTAATTAAGAATTGATGGTACCCACTGCTTTGCTTTACCTAATAAGTCATCACGTATTACAACCACTGTTAAACCAGCTGGACCAATATTTTTCTGTGCTCCAGCATAAAACATACCATAACGTCTTACATCAATAGGACGTGACATAATTGTTGAAGAAAGATCAGCTACAAAATTTTTGTCATTAAAATTAGGTTCTTCTTCAATTGATATACCATCAATTGTTTCATTAGGACAAAAATGGACATAAGCCGCTTCATCGCTTAATTTCCATTTATTCATAGGTAATATTGCTTGTTTATTATTACGTTTTATTTTAACATTAATAATGTTAGGTAAGCAGAGTTTCTTTGCTTCTGTAATAGCACAATGTGACCAATAACCACTATCAATGTAATCTGCAGTTGTTGCATGATCCAGTAAATTACCTGGAATTACAGAAAATTGTCCTCTTGCTCCACCTTGACAAAATAATACTTTATAATTAACAGGGATATTTAATAGATCACGAAGATTTTGTTCTACTTCTTCAGCTAAATTAATAAATTCTTTGCTACGATGACTAATTTCCATTATTGATGCCCCTAATCCATGCCAATTTATTAATTCTTTTTTTGCATGATTAAGAACTTCTATAGGAAGCATTGCTGGCCCGGAACTAAAATTATATACTTGTTTCATATTCACTTACTGCTATTTTTATATTAAACTTTTATGGATAATAAGTAATTCTTTTATCATTGCTTATAAATACTTGCAATAATAAGAAAGTAAAATTATTTAAATAAGTGAAGATTTTCTATATAGTACTGTTACTACTGATTGTTAATATTAGTTTTTAGAAAAAATTATTAATCATATAATTTATTATTTAGATTAAACTTTTATTTAATTGATTAAATTAAAATTTATTTTTTAATAATCAAATATATTTATGTTCGTAATTTTATATGTAATTTACATATTACATATATGTTAAATTAATTAAATGTAATTCAAAATTTTTACTAAAAAAAATAATGTTAGATTCCAAAGTATATAAATAAAATATCTTATAAATAATTAATAAATATATTAACCAATAAAATCTAGTCCTTTCATATAAGAATGCAGTACAGTTGGAATCTTAATACGCCCATCAGCTTGTTGATAATTTTCTAGTATAGCAACTAAAGTACGCCCCACTGCAAGTCCAGAACCGTTTAAACTATGAGCAAGATTAGTTTCTTTACTATCGTTAGTTCGATAGCGTATTTTAATTCTACGTGCTTGAAAATCCGACATATTAGAGCAAGACGAAATTTCACGATATTTACCTTGTGCTGGTAACCAAACTTCAAGATCATAAGTTTTAGCTGCGCCAAAACTCATATCCCCAGTACATAGTAACATTTTACGGTAAGGTAAATCTAATAATTGTAAAACCTTTTCAGCATGACTGACTAACTCCTCTAATGCAATCATAGAATTTTCTGGAGCAACAATTTGTACCATTTCTACTTTATCAAATTGATGCATACGTATTAAACCACGCTTATCACGTCCATATGATCCAGCTTCAGAACGGAAACAAGGTGTATGTGCAGTAAGTTTAATAGGTAGATTTATTTCTTTAATTATTTTATTCCTCATCAAATTAGTCAATGGTACTTCTGCTGTGGGAATTAGAGCGTAATTATTAAGATGTGAATGTTCTTCATCAGCTTTTATATGAAAAAGTTCATTGCTAAATTTGGGTAATTGTCCTGTACCAAAAAGTGTTTCTTGGTTAACTAGATATGGAACATAAGTTTCAATATATCCATGTTGCTGAGTATGTAAATCAATCATAAATTGACTTAAAATACGATGTAAACGTGCAATTTGCCCTTGCATAACAATAAAACGTGAACCAGTAAGTTTTACAGCGGCAGCAAAATCCAATCCCTTTATAGCTTCGCCTAATTCAATGTGATCTTTTACTAAAAAATTAAAATCTCGAGGTTTTCCCCATTGGCTTATTTCCTTATTGTACATCTCATTTTTTCCAATTGGGACTTCATCAGATGGTAAATTAGGTAACGAAAGTGCAAAATCAAGGATTTCTTCCTTTAACTTGTTAAGATTTGCTTTAGCTATATTTAACTGTTTATCTAAAATATTCACTTCATAACATAATAGCTCAATATTTTCTCCACGTGCTTTAGCTTGACCAATAAATTTAGATCTAGAGTTTCTCTTTGCCTGTAAATTTTCCGTTTTTATTTGAAAGAATTTACGTTTTTTTTCAAGTAAATATAGTTTTTCTACATTTAATTTAAAGCCGCGATGTGCTAATTTTTGTGCAACAATTTCTGGATTATGCCGCAAGAGATTAGGATCGATCATGCTTATCCTATACATAAAATGAATTAAATAAATAGATTTAACATGGTTAGTTTTTTAACTTTATCCTAAAAATAATTATAAATATAACAATTTTATGATTTAACGTTGGTCATCTAATGATACTCCTTTAGGAATTTTAAAGATAAATTTATTTATATTAATAGGAATAGTTTTCTGATTTTTTAACTGGAAAGAGATACACTTACCACTTTGTTCTTTACTATTAAAGTAATTAATAATACCAGATGAAGTTATATTAATAGTAAATCTTCTTAAATTATCATCGTTATCTTTTGGAATAAAAATAAATGAATTATTTTGTTGTATTATATCATACTGTTTCCAATACTTAGGTGAATTGTTTATGATAGGTATCAATGGAGTCCTTTTACTAAAATTTTTTAATAAACTTACACTAACCTCTTTAATAAAAGAATTATAAAACCATAAATTTTTACCATCAGAAATAATAGTATTTTCATCTGGTGTAGTCATATGCCATTTAAATAAGTTAGGACGTTTAATCCATAATTCCCCTCTTCCATTTTGGACGTTAATATTATTACTATTAGTTACTTGTTGTTCAAAAACCGCATAAAAATTCTTTATTTTATTCAAGCGTTGTTGTAAATTAATTACGGCATTAGCCTTTATAGGAACAGGGAAAAGAATAATTAATAAATAACAAATAATAATCCGTAAATTCATTTTTTATTTCCTTAATGCATTATGCTGTTGTTTTATATTTATTACTATATATTTAATTTTAATTATTATTTATTAACATTTAAATTTTTAAAATCATTTATATAATAATATAAATTATACTATAATAGTGTAATTATATTTAAATACAAAGGTAATTTATACATAAATTATATTTTACTTTTAATTAATACTAAATACTTTAATAATATTCATTATAAAAAAAATATTTTAGTAATTTATTATTCATTCTTTTTAAGATAAAAAAAGAACCTAGTAAAATAAAAATCATCTTTTTTCTTAGTTTGTTATTAACTATGAATAACATGATTAATATAATCTAAATTATTATACTTTTTCCAAGCTTGGACAACTGCATGTACTTCTTGATCACATACAAATGCTCCATGCACACGAATTGGAGTAGATGAATTTTCTGGTAAATATAACATATCTCCCATACCTAATAAAGATTCTGCTCCACTTTGATCTAGAATAGTACGTGAATCTATTTTACTTGAAACTGTAAAAGCAATGCGTGTTGGAATATTTGCTTTAATTAGACCTGTAATGACATTTACAGATGGGCGTTGAGTAGCTAATACTAAATGAATACCTGCAGCACGAGCTTTTTGAGCTAAGCGAGAAATAAGTCCCTCTACTTTTTTACCTATTGTCATAAGATCAGCAAATTCATCTATTATAATGACAATATAAGGTAATTTTTTTAACAACAATGGTGTATTATTTTTGCTATTAATTGCCTTCCAAAAAGGATCTTTAATTGGACAACCTATTATCTCAGCTTGTTTGACTTTTTCATTATAACTATTCAGATTACGCACACCAAGTACAGACATAATTTTATATCGACGATCCATCTCATTAATACTCCAATTTAATGCATTAGTAGCATCTTTTATATCTGTTACTACTTGAGTTAGTAAATGTGGAATACCTTCATATACTGATAATTCTAACATCTTAGGATCAATCATAATAAAGCGTACTTCTTCGGGAGTTGCTTTATATAGCATGCTAATAATCATAGCATTAATACTCACCGATTTTCCTGAACCAGTAGTACCAGCAACCAATAGATGAGGCATTTTTGCTATATCTGCAATTATAGGTTGACTAGAGATGTCTTTTCCTAAAACTATAGAAAGTGGTGATATATTTTTTTGAAATACAGCACAATCTAATACTTCTCTTAAATATACAGTTTGACGATTTTGATTAGGTAACTCTAACCCTACATATGATTTTCCTGGAATCATTTCTACTACACGGACTGAAATAGCGGATAGAGAACGTGCAATATCTTGAGATAAACTTGAAATACGCGAAGCTTTTACACCAGGAGCTAGATCTAGTTTAAAAAGAGTAATAACAGGACCAGGTGAAATGCCTATAACTTTTACCTTAATTCGATAATTAGCTAAACATAATTCTAATAAACGTGCTTTTTTCTCCATAATTGATATATCAATCTGATTTATTTTTAATGGAGGTAATATTAATAGATCAAGAGTAGGGAATATATAAGTTTTATAAAATTGTTGTTTTTTATTTGATATTAATGAATATAAGTTACTGTTGGTAGATTTCACCAATGATTCAAGTATTTTACCTTTTTGTAATTGAATAAAAGATTGGTTTTTTTTATTATATAAAACATTCTGTTTCATATAAACTAAGGTAGGTTCTTTCCATGTAACATGAATAGAAACTTTTTTATTTATCAACGTTAAGTCAAGATTTGCGTTATGATCTATTAAAAATCTAATTATCAAATGCTTTATACTAACCCGTAATATTGGTACATCAACAAATATATTATTAAAATTTATATAAAGTTTATTATGGACTTTTTTCCTTTTATTCTGCTTCTTTTTTTTAACTCTAATATCATTGAAATATGTTAATAATACAGAAATTGATTTTAATGAATTTATTATTAGTTTATTATTGCCTATTATGAAAACATAAGTAAGTTTAGAAGTCAGAATGAAATTCTGATAATTATTAATGTTTTTATTATAATTATAATTAACTGACAAACATATTGGAAATTTAAATTCAGTAGCTATTTTAAGAGAACAATAATTAAAAGATATTAATTTAGAAAATAATGTTGATGCTTCTTTGCTGAATTTAGTTTGGCTACAAATATTTAAATCTTTTTTAATAGAAATTAAATTATTTTTTAGATCTATCACTTTTTTATTTTTATGAGCCATAATTTTTGCTGATACTTCATTAACTTTAATTAGCAGTATATTATCATCAGGCTTAAATAAACTAAATTTTGGAATATTATGTATTTTTGTAATGAACATATTTTTATTAGAGTAATGTAAATTAATGGACTTTTTAAATAGTACTTCTTTTGATTTATGATCATATCTTTGAATTTTATTATTTTTTTTATTTAATTTATTTGCACATAAGTTATTTTTAATAAATAAAAACATAGAGATGACTATGTTTCCTACTTTTTCAGCAATAATTAACCAGGACCATCCAGTAGACAAACTAAAACCAACAGTCCATAAACATAATAAAATGAATGTACCTATAGTTATACTAAACCATGAATAAATTATTTGGTTAATAAATACACCTATAATACCACCAGAAGGGAAATACCAAATTTTATCTATATGACATTCAATTAACCCACAGCTAGTAATTATTAAAATTAAAATACCAACTAAGCGTAAACTAACAAAAAAATAATCGATTATATTTTGGTAATAATTTTGATATAGAATAATATGACATAAATTAATAAGTATAAGTATCATACTAATAAATAAAATAAAATAAGCTATTATACCAAAGATAAATAACATCGAATCTGCCAACCATGCTCCTATATTACTACCAATATTATGGATTGGTTTTTCCCACATTACTTGAGACCAACTAGGATCAGATGGATTAAAACTAAGTATCGAAATAATTAAGTAAACAGTAAACAAAAACACAATTAAAATAAGTAAGATTTTTAATATTCTTTTTTTTTAATTATACATGGGGAAAAAATATATTTGTTCTCATTTTCTATGTGTTCTTGAGTCAAAATAAATCTCCAAATTTTTATAATTTTTGATTCAAAAAAATAAGGGTAAAATTTATTATGTAATAATTACCTATAATTTCTTACCATAATTATAAATTCATCTAAGTTTAATAAATAGACGATTATTTTGTTTTACTTCTTCCATGACTACATAAGTACGAGTATCGTTTACACCCGGCAATCGTAACAAAGTATCACCTAATAATCTACGATAGGCATACATATCAGATATGCGAATTTTTAATAGGTAATCAAAATCACCAGAAACTAAATGACATTCTTGTATTTCTTCAAGTTTTTGTATTGTAGCATTAAATTGTTCAAATACATTTGGGCTATCACGATTTAGAGTAATTTCAACAAATACTAAAAGTGATGCATTAAGATAATGTGGGTTAAGTTGTGTAGTATAACCTAAAATAAATCCGTTACGCTCTAAACGACGAACACGTTCAAGACAAGGTGTGGGTGATAAACCGACACGTTTAGAAAGTTCTACATTAGAAATACGTCCATCTTTTTGAAGTTCATTTAAGATATTTCTATCTATACGATCTAAACCTTTACCAAGGTGATGCTTATTTTCTACCATGCTTATGGTCTCTCTTACATTGCTTTACTATTGCTATTCTGTCTTTATTAGGATATTAAGAAGATACATTAATATACTTTTTTAAAAAAAGAAAATTGTTTACTTAAATTATGTATTATTTTTCATTGTTAAGTTAGAGTAAATCAATTAATTATACAGATAAAAGATCTTAGTTAATCCGATATCATAAGAATGTCTAATATTTTAATACAAGTTATTGACCTAATATTTTAAGTTAAACTATACATGTGACGTATATTTTTATATATAATAATTTATATTTATATTTACTTTAAATTAATTTGTATTATAAATAAAAATAGAATTTTATCCTTTAATATTAATACTGAAAAACAGTATCTATTTATTAATCATGTTCAATATTTTAATAATTAAAAAAATGTTTTTTAATTATTAAAATAAATAATTAATTATTATCTTATTATTTAAATGATTTATGTATAATTAATGAATGAATAGGTATTTTAAATACACAGAATGAATGAATAGGTATTTTAAATACACAGATTGAGGAATAGATGAACACTATAAAACATAGTAAGCTACTTATTTTAGGTTCAGGTCCTGCTGGTTATACAGCAGCTATTTATGCAGCACGTGCTAACTTAAATCCATCATTAATTACTGGGATGGTAAAAGGCGGACAACTAACCTTTACAACTGATATTGAAAATTGGCCTGGTGACCCATATAGTTTAACTGGTCCATTATTAATGGACCGTATGAATTTACATGCTGAAAAATTTGGAACAAAAATTATTTTTGATCATATTGTTACAGTAAACTTACAAAATAAATTATTTCATTTAATAGGTGAAAATAGCGAATATACTACTAATGCATTAATAATTGCAACAGGTGCTTCTGCACGTTATCTGGGTTTACCATCAGAAGAAATTTTTAAAGGTAAAGGAGTTTCATCTTGTGCAGTTTGTGATGGTTTCTTTTATAAAAATAAAAAAATTGCAGTAATTGGAGGAGGTAATACAGCCATACAAGAAGCATTGTACTTATCAAATATTGCATCTGAAGTACATTTAATTCACCGTCGTGATGTTTTCCGAGCAGAAAAAATACTTATAAACCGCTTAATGGAAAAAGTATCCAAAGGTAATATTATATTACATACAAATTATATCCTACAAGAAGTAATTGGCGATCAAATAGGTGTGACTGGCTTAAAAATGTTTTCTACTAATAATAATGGAAGCATAAAATTACTTCAATTATCAGGTATTTTTATTGCTATTGGTCATACCCCTAATAGTAAAATTTTTGAAGGTCAACTTACTTTAAAAGATGGTTATATTAAAATTAACTCTGGTTTAAACGGCAATTCAACACAAACTAGTATACCAGGTGTATTTGCAGCTGGAGATGTTACTGATTATATTTATCGTCAAGCTATTACTTCAGCAGGAACTGGATGTATGGCTGCCATGGATGCAGAAAGATATCTTAATAATTTATATTTAATGCAATAAATTATTATTAAATTAATTCTTTAAACCTTTAAATATAATGATTATTTATATAAACATAGTATTGATAATATAGTTTTATTATACTATAAATTAGTGGACAAGATAGCATTTCATAATAATTTAATACCTCCTCTTATGTTATAAGACCATTAAGTTTCAGTTCTAGGCAATAAATTTTAAATTTTATAATTTAGATATTTTTATATTAAAAAATAATTTATTAAATACTTGAATATTAAAAAATAATTTATTAAATACTTGAAAAGTATATATTTTATTAATTTAATTAATAATCTTTTATTTAAAATAAAATTTAAAATATATAACAATATCAATTTATTCTTCATGTAAATAATTTTATATAATTAATATAGTTTCTTTACATAAAGAACAGAATTAGGCATTATTTTTCAGTTTTATACTTTTATGGGTTACCTAGAGGATTTAATGGCTAAAGAAGATAATATTGAAATGCAAGGTACTGTACTAGATACATTACCTAATACTATGTTTCGCGTAGAACTGGAAAATGGACATGTTATTACTGCTCATATATCAGGTAAAATGCGTAAAAATTATATCCGTATTTTAACGGGTGATAAAGTGACTGTCGAATTAACTTTATATGACTTAAGTAAAGGTCGTATTATTTTTCGCAGCCGTTAATATAATATGATTTAAGTACTTGA includes:
- the lrp gene encoding leucine-responsive transcriptional regulator Lrp yields the protein MVENKHHLGKGLDRIDRNILNELQKDGRISNVELSKRVGLSPTPCLERVRRLERNGFILGYTTQLNPHYLNASLLVFVEITLNRDSPNVFEQFNATIQKLEEIQECHLVSGDFDYLLKIRISDMYAYRRLLGDTLLRLPGVNDTRTYVVMEEVKQNNRLFIKLR
- the aroA gene encoding 3-phosphoshikimate 1-carboxyvinyltransferase; its protein translation is MSIPGSKSISNRALLLAALAKGNTSLTNLLDSDDIAYMLNALKTLGVIYNISEDRTVCKVIGTAGLLLSPKKSVELFLGNAGTVMRPLTAVLCLGKQSIVLTGEKRMKERPISHLVDALRQGGAKIDYLEQVGYPPLLLHGGFVGGNININGNISSQFLTSLLMIAPLALQDTTISIKGNLVSKPYIDITLHLMRCFGINIKNNDYQYFIIKSRQQYTSPGNYLIEGDASSASYFFAAAAIKGGTVRVTGINRNSIQGDINFVDVLEKMGAIIKWGRGYISCTRKALNAIDMDMNHIPDVAMTLATTALFAKGTTLIRNIYNWRVKETDRLLAMATELRKVGAIVEEGYDFISITPPSQFKQAKIHTYNDHRIAMCFSLVALSNIPITIINPNCTAKTFPNYFQQLSKISYVN
- the serC gene encoding 3-phosphoserine/phosphohydroxythreonine transaminase — encoded protein: MKQVYNFSSGPAMLPIEVLNHAKKELINWHGLGASIMEISHRSKEFINLAEEVEQNLRDLLNIPVNYKVLFCQGGARGQFSVIPGNLLDHATTADYIDSGYWSHCAITEAKKLCLPNIINVKIKRNNKQAILPMNKWKLSDEAAYVHFCPNETIDGISIEEEPNFNDKNFVADLSSTIMSRPIDVRRYGMFYAGAQKNIGPAGLTVVVIRDDLLGKAKQWVPSILNYKILADNNSMFNTPPTFLLYLSGLVFKWLKDKGGLTEIYKINKEKANLLYNIIDSSDFYHNDVAVENRSKMNVPFQLENSRLDNLFIEESNKVGLLSLRGHRIVGGMRASIYNAMPLKGVKLLTEFMIDFERRYG
- the infA gene encoding translation initiation factor IF-1, which codes for MAKEDNIEMQGTVLDTLPNTMFRVELENGHVITAHISGKMRKNYIRILTGDKVTVELTLYDLSKGRIIFRSR
- the lolA gene encoding outer membrane lipoprotein chaperone LolA encodes the protein MNLRIIICYLLIILFPVPIKANAVINLQQRLNKIKNFYAVFEQQVTNSNNINVQNGRGELWIKRPNLFKWHMTTPDENTIISDGKNLWFYNSFIKEVSVSLLKNFSKRTPLIPIINNSPKYWKQYDIIQQNNSFIFIPKDNDDNLRRFTINITSSGIINYFNSKEQSGKCISFQLKNQKTIPININKFIFKIPKGVSLDDQR
- a CDS encoding DNA translocase FtsK; the encoded protein is MLKILLILIVFLFTVYLIISILSFNPSDPSWSQVMWEKPIHNIGSNIGAWLADSMLFIFGIIAYFILFISMILILINLCHIILYQNYYQNIIDYFFVSLRLVGILILIITSCGLIECHIDKIWYFPSGGIIGVFINQIIYSWFSITIGTFILLCLWTVGFSLSTGWSWLIIAEKVGNIVISMFLFIKNNLCANKLNKKNNKIQRYDHKSKEVLFKKSINLHYSNKNMFITKIHNIPKFSLFKPDDNILLIKVNEVSAKIMAHKNKKVIDLKNNLISIKKDLNICSQTKFSKEASTLFSKLISFNYCSLKIATEFKFPICLSVNYNYNKNINNYQNFILTSKLTYVFIIGNNKLIINSLKSISVLLTYFNDIRVKKKKQNKRKKVHNKLYINFNNIFVDVPILRVSIKHLIIRFLIDHNANLDLTLINKKVSIHVTWKEPTLVYMKQNVLYNKKNQSFIQLQKGKILESLVKSTNSNLYSLISNKKQQFYKTYIFPTLDLLILPPLKINQIDISIMEKKARLLELCLANYRIKVKVIGISPGPVITLFKLDLAPGVKASRISSLSQDIARSLSAISVRVVEMIPGKSYVGLELPNQNRQTVYLREVLDCAVFQKNISPLSIVLGKDISSQPIIADIAKMPHLLVAGTTGSGKSVSINAMIISMLYKATPEEVRFIMIDPKMLELSVYEGIPHLLTQVVTDIKDATNALNWSINEMDRRYKIMSVLGVRNLNSYNEKVKQAEIIGCPIKDPFWKAINSKNNTPLLLKKLPYIVIIIDEFADLMTIGKKVEGLISRLAQKARAAGIHLVLATQRPSVNVITGLIKANIPTRIAFTVSSKIDSRTILDQSGAESLLGMGDMLYLPENSSTPIRVHGAFVCDQEVHAVVQAWKKYNNLDYINHVIHS
- the serS gene encoding serine--tRNA ligase; amino-acid sequence: MIDPNLLRHNPEIVAQKLAHRGFKLNVEKLYLLEKKRKFFQIKTENLQAKRNSRSKFIGQAKARGENIELLCYEVNILDKQLNIAKANLNKLKEEILDFALSLPNLPSDEVPIGKNEMYNKEISQWGKPRDFNFLVKDHIELGEAIKGLDFAAAVKLTGSRFIVMQGQIARLHRILSQFMIDLHTQQHGYIETYVPYLVNQETLFGTGQLPKFSNELFHIKADEEHSHLNNYALIPTAEVPLTNLMRNKIIKEINLPIKLTAHTPCFRSEAGSYGRDKRGLIRMHQFDKVEMVQIVAPENSMIALEELVSHAEKVLQLLDLPYRKMLLCTGDMSFGAAKTYDLEVWLPAQGKYREISSCSNMSDFQARRIKIRYRTNDSKETNLAHSLNGSGLAVGRTLVAILENYQQADGRIKIPTVLHSYMKGLDFIG
- the trxB gene encoding thioredoxin-disulfide reductase → MNTIKHSKLLILGSGPAGYTAAIYAARANLNPSLITGMVKGGQLTFTTDIENWPGDPYSLTGPLLMDRMNLHAEKFGTKIIFDHIVTVNLQNKLFHLIGENSEYTTNALIIATGASARYLGLPSEEIFKGKGVSSCAVCDGFFYKNKKIAVIGGGNTAIQEALYLSNIASEVHLIHRRDVFRAEKILINRLMEKVSKGNIILHTNYILQEVIGDQIGVTGLKMFSTNNNGSIKLLQLSGIFIAIGHTPNSKIFEGQLTLKDGYIKINSGLNGNSTQTSIPGVFAAGDVTDYIYRQAITSAGTGCMAAMDAERYLNNLYLMQ